Proteins encoded together in one Nostoc sp. PCC 7524 window:
- a CDS encoding cohesin domain-containing protein: MKKNFVLGLAVGLLSILNVDAAQAVSLRFTPESQTVNLGDNAVKVKVEIFDLAVPGQYDNDLGGYNFRFEFDPNILRFAKVDFGDQLSNSLFPSIKDVQPLSSSLIDIFEVSLLTPDELIDLPQANNFTLATLTFNAIGLGTSDLRFQTFPLYLADANGIDLSDGNGNTLIPTLGDASVTVIQQVATIPEPANMLVSMGALTTLFVMQQLKKKKS; the protein is encoded by the coding sequence ATGAAAAAAAACTTTGTTTTAGGTTTAGCGGTTGGATTATTATCAATCCTGAATGTGGATGCAGCACAAGCGGTATCACTCAGGTTCACACCTGAATCTCAAACAGTAAATTTAGGCGACAATGCAGTAAAAGTAAAAGTTGAAATTTTTGATCTAGCAGTTCCTGGCCAATATGATAATGACTTGGGGGGATATAATTTTAGATTTGAGTTTGATCCTAATATTCTTCGGTTTGCAAAGGTTGATTTTGGTGATCAACTGAGTAATAGTTTGTTTCCATCTATTAAAGATGTGCAACCTTTAAGTAGTAGTTTAATAGATATATTTGAAGTTTCTTTATTGACTCCTGATGAACTAATTGACCTGCCACAAGCTAATAATTTTACCTTAGCAACTTTAACTTTTAACGCCATTGGTTTGGGTACAAGTGACTTAAGGTTCCAGACTTTTCCTTTATATCTAGCAGATGCTAACGGAATCGATTTATCCGATGGTAACGGCAATACATTAATTCCTACTCTCGGTGATGCCTCTGTTACCGTCATCCAACAAGTGGCAACTATTCCTGAGCCTGCCAATATGCTCGTATCTATGGGCGCTTTAACAACATTGTTTGTGATGCAACAACTTAAAAAGAAAAAATCATGA
- a CDS encoding helix-turn-helix transcriptional regulator has product MKQKPKSRIALLREKAGLTQLELSRLVGVTESTIQNWESGRTGTDHIERIIRFCKALDCQVQDLIEYASEPTEDSVIQPTSLSEIHQLLGNQEVAVATTSDAEVAQQSQAKST; this is encoded by the coding sequence GTGAAACAAAAGCCAAAATCAAGGATCGCTTTGCTTCGGGAAAAAGCAGGGCTAACCCAGCTTGAACTTTCCCGCCTTGTCGGCGTGACTGAAAGCACTATCCAAAACTGGGAAAGCGGCCGAACTGGGACTGATCATATTGAAAGAATCATTAGGTTTTGTAAAGCCTTAGATTGCCAAGTACAAGACCTAATTGAGTATGCAAGTGAGCCAACAGAAGATTCTGTAATTCAACCAACTTCATTAAGTGAAATACATCAACTTTTAGGTAATCAGGAGGTGGCTGTAGCTACTACTTCTGATGCTGAAGTTGCTCAACAGTCACAAGCTAAAAGTACCTAG
- a CDS encoding polysaccharide deacetylase family protein: MALAPLLPIAYRILKPTFSNCLWSGNSHSRAIALTFDDGPHPQYTPQVLTVLDRYNIKASFFWLGACVNRSPEIAKAISDRGHWIGLHGYDHRSFTMLSPNDLKQSLEKTQSAIYGACHLVPTQVRDVRPPNGLFTPKTLQLFRQWQYRPVMWSVVPEDWVRPGVTKVVTRVLNQVQNGSLIVLHDGACGGQDVAATIQILIPQLLQKGYEFVTVDALWQQVQTNP; the protein is encoded by the coding sequence ATGGCACTTGCGCCCCTTTTACCGATCGCTTACCGCATTCTCAAACCTACTTTTTCCAACTGTCTTTGGAGTGGCAATTCTCATTCTAGAGCGATCGCCCTCACTTTTGATGATGGTCCCCATCCCCAATACACTCCCCAGGTGCTAACAGTTTTAGACCGCTACAACATCAAAGCTAGCTTTTTTTGGTTGGGTGCTTGTGTGAATCGTTCTCCAGAAATTGCTAAAGCCATCAGCGATCGTGGTCACTGGATAGGATTGCATGGTTACGATCATCGCTCTTTTACCATGCTCTCACCAAACGACCTCAAACAAAGTTTAGAAAAAACCCAAAGCGCCATCTATGGTGCGTGTCATCTTGTACCTACACAAGTACGTGACGTTAGACCTCCCAACGGTTTATTTACACCCAAAACTCTCCAATTATTCCGACAATGGCAATACCGTCCAGTTATGTGGAGTGTTGTCCCAGAAGATTGGGTCAGACCTGGAGTAACTAAAGTCGTAACACGAGTTCTCAACCAAGTCCAAAACGGCTCATTGATTGTACTACATGATGGTGCTTGTGGTGGACAAGATGTCGCTGCCACAATTCAAATTCTCATTCCTCAACTGTTACAAAAAGGTTATGAGTTTGTCACAGTTGATGCACTATGGCAGCAAGTTCAAACAAACCCTTAA
- a CDS encoding glycosyltransferase family 4 protein has protein sequence MHILIYSYNYYPEPIGIAPLITELAEGLVEQGHQVRVITGMPNYPQREIYDGYKGKWYVTEKKNGVTIQRSYLRIKSKPNLIDRLLLELSFIVTSLPQAFNGKRPDVILLTVPPLLVSLPATLLGRLFKCPVVLNVQDILPEAAVRVGLMTNKTMIRVCEAIEKFAYRRATKISVIADGFWENLVKKGVNPQKIVCIPNWVNVNFIRPLAKNNSWRATHNLNGKFVVMYSGNIALTQGLETVVAAAAYLRHIPDITFVIIGESTALVRLQKYCLACGADNVLLLPLQPREQLPQMLAAADVGLIVQKSNVISFNMPSKIPLLLAAGRPVVGSVPATGTAAKVIRESGGGLIVEPESPQALATAVLDLYNNSDLGARLGHKGRQFALEKFSFEQALQQYEELFFEVTGKGKSTLGSVEKLNSQKSVVDIFR, from the coding sequence ATGCACATTCTGATTTATTCTTACAACTATTATCCAGAGCCTATTGGCATCGCACCCCTGATCACCGAACTAGCAGAAGGGCTAGTAGAACAAGGTCATCAAGTGCGGGTGATTACGGGAATGCCTAACTATCCCCAGAGGGAAATTTACGATGGATATAAGGGTAAGTGGTACGTTACAGAAAAAAAGAATGGCGTGACTATCCAACGCAGTTACCTGCGAATTAAATCCAAACCCAACCTGATAGATCGGTTGCTTTTAGAATTAAGTTTTATAGTAACGAGCTTGCCGCAAGCCTTCAACGGTAAACGGCCTGATGTCATCCTCCTGACAGTGCCACCACTATTAGTTTCACTACCAGCAACTTTACTAGGTCGTCTGTTTAAATGCCCAGTAGTGCTAAACGTACAAGATATTCTGCCCGAAGCAGCTGTACGTGTAGGGTTGATGACCAATAAAACGATGATTCGGGTGTGTGAAGCCATAGAAAAATTTGCCTACCGTCGTGCCACTAAAATTAGTGTGATTGCCGATGGCTTCTGGGAAAATTTAGTGAAGAAGGGAGTTAATCCCCAAAAGATTGTTTGTATTCCCAATTGGGTGAATGTGAATTTTATTCGCCCCTTAGCCAAAAACAACTCCTGGAGAGCTACCCATAACCTCAACGGTAAATTTGTGGTGATGTACTCCGGGAATATTGCCTTAACCCAAGGTTTAGAAACAGTAGTCGCCGCCGCCGCCTACTTGCGTCACATACCAGACATCACCTTTGTAATTATTGGTGAATCCACAGCTTTAGTTAGATTGCAGAAATATTGCCTAGCTTGTGGTGCAGATAACGTTTTACTATTACCCTTGCAACCACGAGAACAATTACCGCAAATGTTAGCAGCTGCTGATGTGGGGTTAATTGTCCAAAAAAGTAATGTGATCTCTTTCAATATGCCTTCTAAGATTCCACTGTTGTTAGCAGCTGGTCGTCCGGTAGTGGGTTCAGTACCTGCAACTGGCACAGCTGCTAAAGTAATCAGGGAGAGTGGCGGCGGACTAATTGTAGAGCCAGAGTCACCACAAGCATTAGCAACAGCAGTTTTGGATCTATACAATAATTCGGATTTAGGGGCAAGACTTGGACACAAAGGTAGACAATTTGCTTTAGAGAAATTCTCGTTTGAGCAGGCACTTCAGCAGTATGAGGAGCTATTCTTTGAGGTAACGGGCAAAGGCAAATCAACTTTGGGTAGTGTAGAGAAATTAAACTCCCAAAAATCGGTGGTTGATATTTTCAGATAA
- a CDS encoding ISAs1 family transposase, with the protein MKLKPKITIADHFVQMSDPRIDRTKLHKLIDILTIAICAVICGADSWVAIELYGCTKYEWLKTFLELTNGIPSHDTFARVFAQLNPQQFQECFLNWMKSVHKITDGEVVAIDGKTLCGSYDKNSDQSAIQMVSAWATTNKLVLGQVKVDEKSNEITAIPELLKVLELAGCIVTIDAIGCQKEIVKLITQQNADYVITLKKNQGNLYDSVEQLFKSGISTDFQEFQHSTYKTEETGHGRHEIRNYVMLSEIQSRLDPDSVWSNFNSIGMVESVRQVDGKTTVETRYFISSLGVNAKQFANSVRSHWGIENSLHWVLDVALNEDDCRIRKDNAPQNFAVMRQIAINLLGKEKRVKRGIKNKQFLAAMDNNYLERVLALA; encoded by the coding sequence GTGAAGCTCAAGCCCAAAATCACCATTGCTGATCACTTCGTACAAATGTCAGACCCACGAATAGATCGTACAAAACTACACAAGTTAATTGACATTTTAACCATTGCCATCTGTGCAGTGATATGTGGAGCAGATAGTTGGGTGGCAATAGAATTGTATGGCTGTACAAAATATGAATGGTTGAAAACATTTTTAGAGCTAACAAATGGAATACCATCACACGATACATTTGCGCGAGTATTTGCACAGTTGAATCCACAGCAATTTCAGGAATGCTTCTTAAATTGGATGAAATCAGTACATAAGATAACTGATGGTGAAGTTGTGGCAATTGACGGGAAAACTTTATGTGGTTCTTATGATAAAAATAGTGACCAGAGTGCAATCCAAATGGTAAGTGCATGGGCAACTACAAATAAATTAGTGCTGGGACAGGTGAAGGTGGATGAGAAATCAAATGAAATTACAGCAATTCCTGAATTATTAAAGGTTTTAGAATTAGCTGGATGTATTGTAACGATTGATGCAATTGGATGCCAGAAAGAGATAGTGAAGTTAATTACGCAACAAAATGCAGATTATGTAATTACTTTAAAAAAGAACCAAGGCAATCTGTATGATTCAGTAGAACAGCTATTCAAATCAGGGATAAGTACAGATTTTCAAGAGTTTCAACACAGCACATATAAAACCGAAGAAACAGGGCATGGTCGGCATGAAATCCGCAATTATGTGATGTTATCAGAAATACAATCTCGGCTTGACCCTGATTCAGTTTGGTCAAATTTTAATAGTATTGGGATGGTAGAATCCGTCCGGCAAGTAGATGGTAAAACAACAGTAGAAACTCGTTATTTTATTAGTAGCCTTGGAGTTAATGCCAAACAATTTGCTAATTCTGTTCGGAGTCACTGGGGAATAGAAAACTCATTACATTGGGTATTGGATGTAGCTTTAAACGAAGATGACTGTCGGATTAGAAAAGATAATGCTCCACAAAATTTTGCAGTAATGCGGCAGATAGCAATCAATCTTTTAGGCAAAGAAAAGCGGGTCAAACGGGGAATTAAAAATAAACAGTTCCTAGCAGCAATGGACAATAACTATTTAGAAAGAGTTTTAGCTTTAGCGTAA
- a CDS encoding DUF2157 domain-containing protein, translating to MSSPFEHPPQKIELKVSSSHPELLAGLDIWLRLGLISDIQVRQICRDFLTCRVELQPLVEPELQRVAASPRRLEQPLIAYLPEEPKQPKQPARPNVVNQMLQSLGAELSVRWLLFLGVFLVVLSSGVLAASQWERFPAAGQYGVLFAYTLSFWGLSFWAGKQQNLRLTAQTLLIVTLLLVPVNFWAMDSFGLWGNPIDWLTVAIAAPILTIVTVLLCNNRTVINHTPRGKLPLINILGLIYLHWGWQLPLFPLAAIYVAMVGTTILTLYQYRRQQPTPPVNEGEHLPELGINLYATVIIYALLLLLGRGIFVARVDVTQLGLAIGICGWLATWLAQQRSRGAEAQRSRGESETNAPVLQLDVLWQRLGGILLFLGWLVAVFNHPAQALAVSGLALWVVTGRLQRYSLQIDLFLLFLIGLQGIWLGWRLVPSGLQQLAITIGTQLTQSQNEPWALLSVVLFPYLVFMVVVTENLYRANKRDLAHFGEILTLLFGTCLTTIATVNPTLRSLNFLGSTLTLIVVSKRRSPLPLPLVYLTHTMGVLTFCSVINWFLPNLAWHLWASILLVLMLAEWGLSLGDGLWQQSAWHMGFVLAAVSFVLLWTNAESAWIGEINSPDYWGVTWLTTPVALAVMASRTTQHRTANSLFSILAIGTAQLLTLPLPGIRLIGLAVGTGVMYANSRYLRSSQVAGVTIGFGLSLIAALLWEGIPGLSRLAIPGWFVVGAIATFSLWLGRTALSRRNDELARIYAVASDQWAIALCTVELLLMTLHSSLVYQGNVTPGFWYLIATVITLAAIIYRSWQQPTNWAFYGIGWCVELLVAEVLGFGERSIIRIAIANIALGLFSQILGEWWRRKFQLTKLPSSFHVLPLMYGAFSVLLRVNTFTDWSGLASLGVALIFVGVGRRSRDLKSLLYLGIIGISISAYELLFYQMLQASGGGLGDGLIAMAALGTGIMSVYRVLAPWLATWLRLTPQELKGIAHLHWVWSSSLLMAAIAQPIQVNRMVGLGTGAFLITYAILQGKQTANDNEPLVFGRIPAADLWVYLGFFLVAGMRIYWRETAVGQWLAGPLVPWNGAIACVFAYFLYILPWERWGWSKQPWQLAAYIFPLVVLAENRLQVYPITLVIAAGYYVFLAKIGANIRFTYISVFLVDGALFLWFDSLRLNDSLWYVTVIGLSLLYLAQVDPLLRQPENKLPRHTLRLISSGLICGWAILFHQHAPLIPGGFALITIFAGLALRVRAFLYVGTTAFFITSIYQLVIFSLRYPFLKWVVGLLVGITLISIAANFETHRTQITSLLRHTSNEVDEWE from the coding sequence ATGTCATCACCTTTTGAGCATCCGCCTCAAAAAATTGAGTTAAAAGTATCCTCTAGCCATCCTGAGTTATTAGCAGGGTTGGATATATGGTTGCGCTTGGGTTTAATCTCCGATATCCAAGTTAGGCAAATATGTCGAGATTTTCTTACCTGTCGAGTGGAGTTACAACCCCTAGTTGAGCCTGAGCTACAGCGCGTAGCTGCATCCCCTAGGAGATTAGAACAGCCATTAATTGCCTATCTACCGGAAGAACCAAAACAACCAAAACAACCAGCACGCCCCAATGTTGTCAACCAAATGTTGCAATCTTTGGGGGCAGAATTAAGTGTCCGTTGGCTGCTGTTTTTGGGTGTATTTTTAGTAGTCTTATCTTCTGGAGTCTTGGCGGCTAGTCAGTGGGAGAGATTCCCGGCTGCGGGACAATATGGGGTGTTATTTGCTTATACTTTGAGTTTTTGGGGTTTGAGTTTTTGGGCGGGGAAACAACAGAACTTGAGATTAACAGCTCAGACATTGTTGATTGTCACCCTGTTGCTAGTGCCGGTCAACTTTTGGGCGATGGATAGCTTTGGATTGTGGGGTAATCCCATCGACTGGTTGACAGTGGCGATCGCAGCTCCGATATTAACAATAGTGACAGTTTTGTTATGTAACAATCGCACAGTTATCAACCACACACCCAGAGGCAAATTACCTCTAATAAATATTCTGGGTTTAATTTATCTACATTGGGGTTGGCAATTACCATTATTTCCCCTGGCGGCGATTTACGTGGCAATGGTAGGTACAACTATCCTGACTCTTTATCAATATCGTCGCCAGCAACCCACACCCCCCGTAAATGAAGGTGAACATCTGCCAGAGTTAGGGATTAATTTATATGCGACTGTAATTATCTATGCTTTACTACTCCTACTGGGAAGAGGAATATTTGTTGCTAGAGTTGATGTCACCCAATTAGGTTTAGCCATTGGTATCTGCGGCTGGTTAGCAACTTGGCTAGCACAACAGAGAAGCAGGGGAGCAGAGGCGCAGAGGAGCAGGGGAGAGAGTGAAACTAATGCTCCTGTATTGCAACTTGATGTACTTTGGCAAAGACTCGGCGGTATCTTACTCTTTTTAGGGTGGTTAGTAGCAGTGTTCAATCATCCAGCCCAAGCTTTAGCCGTGAGTGGCTTGGCTTTGTGGGTGGTGACAGGGCGGTTGCAGAGATATAGTTTACAGATTGACTTATTCTTATTGTTTTTGATTGGCTTACAGGGGATTTGGTTGGGTTGGCGGTTAGTTCCCTCTGGGTTACAGCAATTGGCTATCACCATAGGAACACAACTCACTCAATCGCAAAATGAACCTTGGGCTTTATTAAGTGTGGTGTTATTTCCCTACCTGGTGTTTATGGTAGTGGTGACAGAAAATTTATACCGAGCCAACAAGCGAGATTTGGCACACTTTGGCGAAATTTTAACTCTGTTATTTGGAACTTGTTTAACAACGATCGCTACTGTTAATCCTACCTTGCGATCGCTCAATTTTCTTGGTTCTACTCTTACCCTGATAGTTGTTAGTAAACGTCGTTCTCCTCTCCCTCTTCCCTTGGTGTATCTGACACACACAATGGGAGTGCTAACATTCTGCTCAGTGATTAATTGGTTCTTACCGAATCTAGCCTGGCATTTGTGGGCAAGTATTTTATTAGTGCTGATGTTGGCAGAGTGGGGATTGAGCCTGGGTGATGGCTTGTGGCAACAGAGTGCATGGCACATGGGATTTGTGCTTGCGGCTGTGAGTTTTGTGTTGCTGTGGACAAATGCTGAATCTGCTTGGATAGGAGAAATTAACAGCCCAGACTATTGGGGGGTGACTTGGTTAACAACACCTGTAGCACTCGCAGTTATGGCTAGTCGGACAACTCAACACCGTACTGCCAATAGTTTGTTTAGTATCTTAGCCATAGGTACAGCGCAGTTACTCACTTTACCCCTACCAGGAATTAGATTAATTGGCTTGGCGGTGGGTACTGGTGTCATGTATGCTAATTCGCGGTATTTACGTAGCTCACAAGTTGCGGGTGTTACTATAGGTTTTGGTTTAAGCTTGATTGCGGCGCTGCTGTGGGAAGGTATCCCCGGTTTATCGCGCCTAGCCATACCAGGGTGGTTTGTTGTAGGTGCGATCGCTACTTTCAGCTTATGGTTAGGACGTACAGCACTGTCACGCCGGAATGATGAATTAGCAAGGATATATGCAGTTGCTAGTGATCAATGGGCGATCGCACTATGTACTGTAGAGTTATTGTTGATGACCCTACATTCCTCCTTAGTGTATCAGGGTAATGTCACACCTGGATTTTGGTATTTAATTGCTACAGTCATCACCTTAGCTGCAATCATTTATCGCAGTTGGCAACAACCCACAAACTGGGCATTTTATGGTATCGGTTGGTGTGTAGAGTTATTAGTTGCCGAGGTATTGGGCTTTGGGGAACGTTCAATTATCCGAATCGCCATTGCTAACATTGCCTTGGGTTTATTCTCGCAGATTTTAGGCGAATGGTGGCGGCGCAAATTCCAATTAACAAAGCTTCCCAGCAGTTTCCACGTTCTACCCCTGATGTATGGTGCATTTAGTGTACTGCTCAGAGTAAATACCTTTACCGATTGGTCGGGCTTGGCTTCTTTGGGTGTAGCATTAATCTTTGTTGGGGTAGGACGACGCAGCCGTGATTTAAAATCCTTGCTGTACTTGGGGATTATCGGCATTTCCATCTCTGCCTATGAACTCCTGTTCTACCAAATGTTACAAGCCTCCGGCGGTGGCTTGGGTGACGGCTTAATTGCAATGGCTGCCCTAGGGACTGGAATCATGTCAGTCTACCGCGTCCTCGCCCCTTGGCTGGCAACATGGTTACGCCTCACACCCCAAGAACTCAAAGGTATTGCCCATCTCCACTGGGTTTGGAGTAGCAGCTTACTCATGGCGGCAATTGCCCAGCCAATTCAAGTTAATCGCATGGTGGGCTTAGGAACGGGGGCATTTTTGATTACCTATGCCATCTTGCAAGGGAAACAAACCGCTAACGACAATGAACCCCTCGTATTTGGGCGCATCCCCGCAGCCGACTTGTGGGTTTACCTCGGCTTCTTCTTAGTAGCGGGGATGCGGATTTATTGGCGAGAAACCGCCGTAGGACAATGGTTAGCAGGCCCCTTAGTACCTTGGAATGGGGCGATCGCCTGCGTATTTGCTTACTTTTTATACATCTTACCTTGGGAGCGTTGGGGTTGGTCTAAACAACCTTGGCAATTAGCCGCCTACATTTTCCCCCTAGTAGTTCTCGCGGAAAATAGACTGCAAGTTTACCCCATTACCTTGGTAATAGCGGCTGGGTACTATGTTTTTCTCGCCAAAATTGGCGCAAACATTCGGTTCACATATATAAGTGTATTCTTGGTAGATGGGGCGTTGTTTTTGTGGTTTGACAGCTTACGTCTCAATGATTCTTTATGGTATGTGACAGTAATTGGTTTATCACTCCTGTATCTCGCCCAAGTAGATCCTCTACTGCGACAGCCAGAAAATAAACTACCTCGTCATACTTTAAGATTAATCAGCAGTGGTCTTATTTGTGGCTGGGCAATTTTATTTCATCAGCACGCCCCCTTGATACCAGGAGGTTTTGCCCTCATTACCATTTTTGCTGGGTTAGCTTTGCGTGTGCGGGCATTCCTGTACGTTGGCACAACCGCTTTCTTCATCACCAGTATTTATCAATTAGTGATATTTAGTTTGCGCTACCCCTTCTTAAAATGGGTAGTTGGTTTACTGGTTGGTATTACGCTCATTTCCATTGCTGCTAACTTTGAAACTCACCGCACTCAAATTACTTCCCTGCTGCGTCACACCAGTAATGAGGTTGATGAGTGGGAATAG
- a CDS encoding LL-diaminopimelate aminotransferase, with the protein MATINDNYLKLKAGYLFPEIARRVNAFAEANPDAKIIRLGIGDVTEPLPEACRQAMITAVEEMGDRNTFKGYGPEQGYAWLREKIAAQDFQARGCEIDASEIFISDGSKCDTGNILDIFGDNNVIAVTDPVYPVYVDTNVMAGHTGAANDKGEFEGLVYLPITAENNFTAEIPSQKVDLIYLCFPNNPTGATATKEHLKAWVEYAKANNSIIFFDAAYEAYITDPSLPHSIYEIEGARDCAIEFRSFSKNAGFTGTRCALTVVPKTLKAKAADGSDVELWKLWNRRQSTKFNGVSYIVQRGAEAVYSEAGQAQINELVSFYLENAKIIREQLTAAGLAVYGGVNAPYVWVKTPNSLSSWDFFDKLLHTCNVVGTPGSGFGAAGEGYFRISAFNSRENVEEAMKRITGNFKV; encoded by the coding sequence ATGGCAACGATTAACGACAACTACCTGAAACTGAAAGCTGGTTATCTGTTTCCCGAAATTGCGCGGCGGGTAAATGCCTTTGCAGAAGCCAATCCCGATGCTAAAATCATCCGCTTGGGTATTGGTGATGTCACCGAACCATTACCGGAAGCTTGCCGTCAGGCGATGATCACAGCAGTGGAAGAAATGGGCGATCGCAACACCTTTAAAGGCTACGGCCCAGAACAAGGGTATGCTTGGTTAAGGGAAAAAATTGCGGCTCAAGATTTCCAAGCACGGGGATGCGAAATTGATGCTTCCGAAATCTTCATCTCCGACGGTTCCAAGTGCGACACAGGTAACATTCTCGACATCTTCGGTGATAACAACGTCATCGCTGTTACTGACCCCGTTTACCCTGTATATGTAGATACCAACGTTATGGCAGGACATACTGGTGCTGCCAACGATAAAGGCGAGTTTGAAGGTTTAGTTTACCTCCCCATTACCGCAGAAAACAACTTTACCGCCGAAATCCCCAGCCAAAAAGTTGATTTAATTTACCTCTGCTTCCCCAATAATCCCACCGGTGCAACCGCCACCAAAGAACACCTCAAAGCATGGGTAGAATACGCCAAAGCGAATAACTCGATTATTTTCTTTGATGCAGCATACGAAGCATATATTACAGACCCTTCACTACCTCATTCTATCTACGAAATTGAAGGTGCAAGAGATTGCGCTATTGAATTCCGTTCCTTCTCCAAAAATGCAGGCTTTACCGGCACCCGTTGCGCCTTAACTGTCGTACCCAAAACCCTAAAAGCAAAAGCCGCCGATGGTTCCGATGTGGAATTGTGGAAGTTGTGGAATCGTCGCCAGTCTACTAAGTTTAACGGTGTATCTTACATCGTACAACGAGGAGCAGAAGCAGTTTACTCAGAAGCAGGACAAGCACAAATCAACGAATTGGTAAGTTTCTATTTAGAAAACGCCAAAATCATCCGCGAACAACTCACAGCCGCCGGACTAGCCGTGTATGGTGGCGTAAACGCACCTTACGTTTGGGTAAAAACTCCCAATAGTCTTTCCAGTTGGGATTTCTTTGATAAATTGCTGCATACTTGCAATGTTGTTGGTACGCCTGGTTCTGGCTTTGGTGCTGCCGGTGAAGGCTACTTCCGTATTTCCGCCTTTAACAGCCGGGAGAATGTGGAAGAAGCCATGAAGCGGATTACTGGGAATTTTAAGGTGTAA
- a CDS encoding PEP-CTERM sorting domain-containing protein, translating to MFITFKHSLLTAGAASLLSLGNWLLASPSYAITLDFASWDKIGDVTQVKPNAQANSGTSLTAFIGGGDDSLEEFLEIDAGSLDILDPEYDPNDPFPIIAATFGSAIRRNLVVQAGDKLSFNWDLTLAFDNELNTFDLDKAFVTIKGIEVLIKPLNTKDINGNDILSGKYEYTFSSAGNFLVGIGIVDINDAGGTSQLIVSNGKLQPVPEPLTLLGIFTGLGCGLVMRSRFGKQC from the coding sequence ATGTTTATTACTTTCAAACATTCACTTTTGACCGCAGGCGCTGCTAGTTTATTGAGTCTTGGTAATTGGTTGCTTGCAAGTCCTAGCTATGCTATCACCCTTGATTTCGCTAGTTGGGACAAAATTGGTGATGTTACGCAGGTAAAACCAAATGCTCAAGCTAATTCAGGTACTAGCTTGACTGCTTTCATTGGTGGTGGTGATGACTCTCTAGAAGAGTTCCTGGAAATTGATGCTGGTAGTCTCGATATCCTTGATCCAGAGTATGATCCAAATGATCCTTTTCCTATTATTGCTGCTACATTTGGTTCAGCTATCAGGAGAAATTTAGTAGTACAAGCTGGTGATAAGTTAAGTTTTAACTGGGATCTTACACTCGCATTTGATAATGAACTCAACACTTTTGACCTTGACAAAGCTTTTGTGACGATAAAAGGCATAGAAGTCTTAATCAAGCCTTTGAATACAAAGGATATTAATGGAAATGATATTTTGAGTGGAAAGTACGAGTATACCTTTTCGAGTGCTGGTAATTTCTTGGTTGGTATTGGTATCGTCGATATAAATGATGCTGGTGGTACATCACAATTAATAGTGAGTAATGGTAAACTTCAACCAGTTCCTGAACCCTTGACTCTTTTGGGTATATTTACAGGATTGGGTTGCGGCTTAGTTATGCGATCGCGTTTTGGTAAACAATGTTAA